From the Helicobacter pylori genome, one window contains:
- a CDS encoding ArdC family protein, with product MKAWNEMDIKEQKEVFARFLASEIAKSLESGLEFKPNNRAYNGNAGNAYNGLNSLILDAKQHENGYESNVWVGLDDALKLGANPKEVEHIKNNTKSKNNPNGFYDKASIAYIRDYEMRYVKARDEQGNLIPLKDKEGNLKHYSNGEVIYENEKVPQRDKEGNIKYMQDGKTPFYEFKKEKIDIEPTLEIKNLYNVNVFQTLDKTKLKELDPKTLRTQYISNTFSMNNQNLVIYDLSKHLNEKQYNKVLDYVNQYGATHHEKRKQHKIYQEPQQQIAPNTDNNAKENNTKEPNNNEMNMAEFSKMLEMAQNNPQMSAMLQQTLNKGAEQQKYDHYFANDEVVLTQSKGRGR from the coding sequence ATGAAAGCGTGGAATGAAATGGATATTAAAGAGCAAAAAGAGGTTTTTGCTAGGTTTTTAGCGAGCGAAATTGCTAAAAGTTTAGAATCTGGATTAGAGTTTAAGCCAAATAATAGAGCTTATAATGGTAATGCTGGCAATGCCTATAATGGCTTAAATTCTCTTATTTTAGATGCCAAGCAACATGAGAATGGCTATGAGAGTAATGTTTGGGTAGGTTTAGATGATGCCTTAAAACTTGGGGCAAACCCTAAAGAAGTGGAGCATATTAAAAACAACACTAAGAGTAAAAATAATCCTAATGGCTTTTATGATAAGGCAAGTATTGCTTATATTAGAGATTATGAAATGCGCTATGTTAAAGCAAGAGATGAACAGGGTAATTTAATCCCCCTTAAAGACAAAGAGGGCAATCTTAAGCATTATTCTAATGGCGAAGTGATTTATGAGAATGAAAAAGTTCCTCAAAGAGACAAAGAGGGCAATATCAAGTATATGCAAGATGGCAAAACGCCCTTTTACGAATTTAAAAAAGAAAAGATAGACATAGAGCCGACTTTAGAGATTAAAAATCTCTACAATGTCAATGTTTTTCAAACGCTAGACAAAACTAAGCTTAAAGAATTAGACCCTAAAACTTTAAGAACACAATACATTAGCAATACTTTCTCTATGAATAATCAAAATTTGGTGATTTATGATTTATCCAAGCATTTGAATGAAAAGCAGTATAACAAAGTGCTAGATTATGTCAATCAATATGGGGCAACCCATCATGAAAAAAGAAAGCAACACAAAATCTATCAAGAACCACAGCAACAAATTGCACCTAATACAGACAACAATGCCAAAGAAAACAACACTAAAGAGCCAAACAACAATGAAATGAATATGGCAGAGTTTTCTAAAATGCTTGAAATGGCTCAAAACAATCCCCAAATGTCAGCGATGTTGCAACAAACTCTTAATAAAGGAGCAGAGCAACAAAAGTATGACCACTACTTTGCTAATGATGAAGTAGTGCTTACTCAATCTAAAGGCAGGGGCAGATAA
- a CDS encoding ParA family protein has translation MTICIANEKGGSGKSTLCLNLAVQLLKDNKEVVVLDTDSQKSMETFATIRAEKERPTFSLFNRSSGFSDTLKQMVSKYENILIDTKGEYSKETQKAILLSDIVLVPTTPSQLDTEVLANMLERIEQLQELNENLRALIVINRMPTIPTLKERQALIEFIKENNPSDRITLLESSLSERIVYKCSVSEGLGVIEYSDKKAINEWVNFHNELKSHLEKEKRHAF, from the coding sequence ATGACCATTTGCATTGCTAATGAAAAGGGTGGCAGTGGTAAAAGCACGCTTTGTTTAAACTTAGCCGTGCAATTACTCAAAGACAATAAAGAAGTGGTTGTTTTAGATACAGATAGCCAAAAGTCTATGGAAACTTTTGCTACAATTCGTGCTGAAAAAGAACGCCCCACTTTTAGCTTATTTAATCGTAGTAGTGGCTTTAGCGATACTTTAAAGCAAATGGTATCTAAGTATGAAAATATCCTTATTGATACTAAGGGGGAATACAGCAAAGAAACCCAAAAAGCTATACTTTTAAGTGATATTGTGCTAGTGCCAACAACTCCTAGTCAATTAGACACTGAAGTCTTAGCTAATATGCTAGAAAGAATTGAGCAACTCCAAGAGCTTAATGAAAATCTAAGAGCCTTAATTGTCATCAATAGAATGCCTACTATTCCTACCCTTAAAGAAAGACAAGCCTTAATAGAGTTTATTAAAGAAAATAACCCTAGCGATAGGATTACACTTTTAGAAAGCTCTTTGAGTGAGCGCATTGTTTATAAGTGCAGTGTAAGCGAAGGCTTAGGGGTCATAGAATACAGCGATAAAAAGGCTATCAATGAGTGGGTTAATTTTCACAACGAATTAAAAAGCCATTTAGAAAAAGAGAAAAGACATGCGTTTTAG
- a CDS encoding nucleotidyl transferase AbiEii/AbiGii toxin family protein, producing MDSKKPHYRVSLSEQALNHEKLMRAIVKNLADTPMVLKGGTALYLGYGLNRFSEDLDFDCHKKINLLGRVKSAIPNGIILNDIHIKKDTDSVGRYMVRYATKDNKEEQTLKLEISYRDAPKESEVNVIEGMRIAKIERIIDNKLCACFDGEHIRTKARDLFDLHFLAKHYEEHFNLDLASRLKDFSKDPDKLVSDYLVDVKLDALLNQIMDLEEIALELGVMAQLIHKKLEKQSHSLNALQEQQGYSNNDNSLDNSNENTYTPKRRR from the coding sequence ATGGATAGCAAGAAACCCCATTATAGAGTGAGTTTAAGCGAACAAGCTCTTAATCATGAAAAACTGATGAGAGCCATTGTTAAAAATCTAGCCGACACCCCTATGGTATTAAAAGGCGGAACAGCTTTGTATCTAGGCTATGGCTTAAATCGTTTTTCAGAAGATTTAGACTTTGATTGTCATAAAAAAATCAATCTCTTAGGCAGAGTAAAAAGCGCTATTCCTAATGGCATTATCTTAAATGATATTCATATTAAAAAAGACACTGATAGTGTGGGGCGTTATATGGTGCGTTATGCTACCAAAGACAATAAAGAAGAACAAACTTTAAAATTAGAAATATCTTATAGAGACGCACCAAAAGAGAGCGAAGTCAATGTGATTGAGGGAATGCGAATTGCTAAAATAGAGCGTATTATTGATAACAAACTCTGTGCTTGCTTTGATGGGGAGCATATAAGAACTAAAGCTAGAGATTTATTTGATTTGCATTTTTTAGCCAAGCATTATGAAGAACATTTTAACTTAGATTTAGCAAGTCGCTTAAAAGATTTTAGCAAAGACCCTGACAAATTAGTGAGCGATTATTTAGTAGATGTAAAACTAGATGCTTTATTAAATCAAATTATGGACTTAGAAGAAATAGCCCTAGAATTAGGGGTAATGGCTCAACTAATACATAAAAAACTTGAAAAACAATCTCATTCCCTTAATGCCTTGCAAGAGCAACAAGGCTATAGCAATAATGATAATAGCCTAGACAATTCTAATGAAAACACCTACACACCTAAGCGTAGGCGATAA
- a CDS encoding type IA DNA topoisomerase: MNNSVIIIESPNKVAKIREITGAKVFATIGHFMQLKSYDESNGFKPTFDYDQEKKKHIFEMIEACKNKKVYIATDTDREGYAIGYMFYQKIKNVASSIYRAEFFEITPSGINKGLQNALLFENTNKQMYQSALARRVADMLLGFTLSPYLGKALGQMKGSSVGRVQTPCLKLIVDRDREIEKFKALPENEKVSYQIQAKINDSANREVTIKHCDEKGEEIKFNDKEEALKLFESLKDNKACLLKDLKNSVVETKPKKPFITSTLLEKASSMLGLSISEVQSLAQNLFEAGLITYIRTDAESLSVEFLDETESFYAPIYKDLYLKREYKAGKQSQAEAHEAIRITHPHTTEDLESIVYNANITNQDALKLYQLIFERTIESQGKNAIYDKQDLLFKIKNEYFKCSVKGLKSAGFLAMFSKKELENDESNDDKDNKEKEQNAQFNLKIDDVLSLNDLVLATIKRNAPSAYKEADFVKLLENKGIGRPSTYASYLPTLVKREYISISQDKKHIITPTHKGKRVVEVFENAYQFIIDLTYTKQMEEMLDEIVENKSSYVDFISNLNSKCPKIEKLERNDDEIKPSSEGQITYIENILRDLQLNLSEEFKNYKEDNRVAKAFLDRYIKEHEFFKKNNKKASSSNNDENRPATPKQISFAEMLAKKHNVKLPKGFKYSMKVCGDFINEYHKK; this comes from the coding sequence ATGAATAACAGCGTCATCATTATTGAAAGTCCTAATAAGGTAGCTAAGATTAGAGAAATCACAGGAGCTAAGGTCTTTGCTACCATAGGGCATTTTATGCAACTTAAAAGCTATGATGAAAGTAATGGCTTTAAGCCGACTTTTGATTATGACCAAGAAAAGAAAAAACATATTTTTGAGATGATAGAGGCGTGTAAAAACAAAAAGGTTTATATCGCCACTGACACTGATAGAGAGGGCTATGCTATAGGCTATATGTTTTATCAAAAAATCAAAAATGTAGCTAGTTCTATTTATAGGGCGGAGTTTTTTGAAATCACACCAAGTGGGATTAACAAGGGCTTACAAAACGCCCTTTTATTTGAAAACACCAATAAGCAAATGTATCAAAGCGCTTTAGCAAGACGAGTTGCAGATATGCTCTTAGGTTTTACGCTATCCCCTTATTTAGGTAAGGCTTTAGGACAAATGAAAGGTAGTAGTGTTGGGCGAGTGCAAACCCCTTGTTTAAAACTCATTGTAGATAGAGACAGAGAGATTGAAAAATTTAAGGCTTTACCTGAAAATGAGAAAGTAAGCTATCAAATTCAAGCTAAGATTAACGATAGTGCTAACAGAGAAGTAACTATCAAGCATTGTGATGAAAAGGGCGAAGAGATTAAATTCAATGATAAAGAAGAGGCTTTAAAACTCTTTGAGAGCTTAAAGGATAATAAAGCTTGTCTTTTAAAGGATTTAAAAAACTCTGTTGTAGAGACTAAACCTAAAAAGCCCTTTATCACTTCTACGCTTTTAGAAAAAGCAAGTTCTATGCTTGGTTTAAGTATTAGCGAAGTGCAATCACTAGCTCAAAATCTCTTTGAGGCTGGACTGATTACTTACATTAGGACAGATGCGGAAAGTTTGAGCGTGGAGTTTTTAGATGAGACAGAGAGCTTTTATGCACCTATTTATAAGGACTTGTATTTAAAAAGAGAATACAAGGCTGGCAAGCAAAGCCAAGCAGAAGCCCATGAAGCAATTCGCATCACACACCCCCATACTACTGAAGATTTAGAAAGCATAGTCTATAATGCTAATATTACTAATCAAGACGCTTTAAAACTCTATCAACTCATTTTTGAAAGGACTATTGAAAGTCAAGGCAAGAATGCCATTTATGACAAGCAAGATTTGCTCTTTAAAATCAAAAACGAGTATTTTAAATGTTCTGTAAAGGGTTTAAAAAGTGCTGGATTTTTAGCAATGTTTTCTAAAAAAGAGCTAGAAAATGATGAAAGTAATGATGATAAAGACAATAAAGAAAAAGAACAAAACGCACAATTTAATCTAAAAATTGATGATGTGTTAAGTCTAAATGACTTAGTTTTAGCCACCATTAAAAGAAATGCCCCAAGTGCTTATAAAGAGGCAGATTTTGTCAAGCTTTTAGAAAATAAAGGCATAGGCAGACCTAGCACTTATGCGAGCTATTTGCCTACGCTTGTAAAAAGAGAATATATCAGCATTAGCCAAGATAAAAAACACATTATTACGCCTACACATAAGGGTAAAAGAGTGGTAGAAGTGTTTGAAAATGCTTATCAATTCATTATTGATTTGACCTATACTAAACAAATGGAAGAAATGCTAGATGAGATTGTAGAAAATAAAAGCTCTTATGTGGATTTTATCAGCAATTTAAATTCTAAATGCCCTAAGATTGAAAAGCTAGAAAGAAATGATGATGAGATAAAACCTAGCAGTGAAGGACAAATCACTTATATAGAAAATATTTTAAGAGATTTGCAATTAAATTTAAGCGAAGAGTTTAAAAACTACAAAGAAGACAACAGAGTGGCTAAGGCGTTTTTAGACCGATACATTAAAGAGCATGAGTTTTTTAAGAAAAACAACAAAAAGGCTAGTAGCTCTAATAATGATGAAAATAGACCCGCTACGCCTAAACAAATTAGCTTTGCTGAGATGTTAGCTAAAAAGCATAATGTCAAGCTCCCCAAAGGATTTAAATATAGTATGAAAGTGTGTGGGGATTTTATCAATGAGTATCATAAGAAGTAG
- a CDS encoding ATPase, T2SS/T4P/T4SS family — protein sequence MDLDKLKDYRALRNAILRLLPYLDSGITELIMNKEKEIWLYKLNGVREKVFDENLDKAFILGFGEQLASFRDLFFNANYPTLNTSIPTSRYRVSMNHFAISADNELSLNIRVPSDKKFDLKAFKLSSICQYDYEYLQNLMIEGKNLLISGGTGSGKTSFLNALIEFIPKHTRIVSVEDSEELDLRAFENHKSLLVDKTESSKFTYENALNMAMRMSPDRLMVGEIDTRNSMLFLRFGNTGHKGMVSTLHADSVHGVIEAIALNLQMNKSGLDVNVAKKFFKSSVDITNPFICRI from the coding sequence ATGGACTTAGACAAACTCAAAGATTATAGGGCTTTAAGAAACGCTATTTTAAGGCTATTGCCTTATTTAGATAGCGGTATTACAGAGCTAATTATGAATAAAGAAAAAGAAATTTGGCTCTATAAGCTTAATGGAGTAAGAGAAAAAGTCTTTGATGAAAATTTAGACAAAGCCTTTATTCTGGGGTTTGGGGAACAATTAGCGAGTTTTAGAGATTTGTTTTTTAATGCTAATTACCCCACCCTTAATACTTCCATTCCTACTTCTAGATACAGAGTGAGCATGAACCACTTTGCTATTAGTGCGGATAATGAATTGAGTTTGAATATTAGAGTGCCAAGTGATAAAAAGTTTGATTTAAAAGCTTTCAAGCTTTCTAGTATCTGTCAATACGATTATGAGTATTTACAAAACTTAATGATTGAGGGCAAAAACTTACTCATTAGTGGAGGCACAGGCAGTGGAAAAACGAGTTTTTTAAACGCTCTAATTGAGTTTATCCCCAAACACACACGAATAGTAAGTGTTGAAGATAGCGAAGAATTAGATTTAAGAGCGTTTGAAAATCATAAATCCTTGTTAGTGGATAAAACTGAAAGCTCTAAATTTACCTATGAAAACGCCTTGAATATGGCAATGAGAATGTCTCCTGATAGGCTTATGGTAGGCGAGATTGACACACGAAATTCCATGCTCTTTTTAAGATTTGGAAACACTGGGCATAAAGGCATGGTTTCTACTTTACATGCAGATAGTGTGCATGGGGTTATAGAGGCGATTGCTTTAAATTTACAAATGAATAAAAGTGGTTTAGATGTCAATGTAGCAAAAAAATTCTTTAAAAGCAGTGTGGATATAACAAACCCTTTTATTTGCAGAATTTAG